A window of the Mannheimia granulomatis genome harbors these coding sequences:
- the rpoH gene encoding RNA polymerase sigma factor RpoH, which produces MKKFDENEIEDAEIIEAELVEPGEIVEDSPNVEAMHPALVSASMPVPQGNLDSYIRMANQYPILSAEQEKELAERYYYDEDVEAAKQLILSHMRFVIHIARGYMGYGLPLADLIQEGNIGLMKAVKRFDPNVGVRLVSFAVHWVKAEIHEYVLKNWRIVKVATTKAQRKLFFNLRKNKNRLAWFNEEEIKKVADDLGVTVEEVREMESRMTGQDLGFDLPAGEDDEDTYAPSMYIEDSSSNFADDLEDEQHNGQATAQLAYALATLDERSQDIIKTRWLDDNKATLQDLADKYSISAERVRQLENAALKKIKEAITLED; this is translated from the coding sequence ATGAAAAAATTTGACGAAAATGAAATTGAAGATGCCGAAATTATTGAGGCTGAGCTTGTTGAGCCGGGCGAGATAGTTGAAGATTCTCCAAATGTGGAAGCAATGCACCCTGCGTTAGTTTCTGCATCCATGCCGGTACCGCAAGGCAATTTGGATAGCTATATCCGAATGGCGAATCAATATCCGATTCTTTCCGCTGAGCAAGAAAAGGAGCTTGCCGAACGTTATTATTATGATGAAGATGTTGAGGCAGCAAAACAGCTTATTCTTTCGCATATGCGTTTTGTGATCCACATCGCCCGTGGCTATATGGGATACGGATTGCCGCTGGCGGATTTAATCCAAGAGGGCAATATCGGCTTGATGAAGGCGGTAAAACGCTTTGACCCGAATGTGGGAGTGCGTTTGGTTTCATTTGCGGTGCATTGGGTGAAGGCGGAAATTCACGAATATGTACTGAAAAATTGGCGAATTGTGAAAGTAGCAACCACTAAAGCCCAACGTAAGTTATTCTTTAATCTGCGGAAAAATAAAAATCGTTTGGCGTGGTTTAATGAAGAAGAGATCAAAAAAGTTGCCGATGATTTAGGCGTGACGGTGGAGGAAGTGCGTGAAATGGAATCGCGTATGACCGGGCAAGACCTCGGCTTTGATTTACCTGCCGGTGAAGATGACGAAGATACTTACGCTCCCTCTATGTATATTGAAGACAGCAGCTCTAATTTTGCCGATGATCTGGAAGATGAGCAGCATAACGGACAAGCAACCGCACAGCTTGCTTATGCTTTAGCAACGCTTGATGAACGCAGCCAAGATATTATTAAAACCCGTTGGTTAGATGATAATAAGGCGACCTTACAAGATCTCGCCGATAAATACAGTATTTCAGCAGAACGTGTTCGCCAGCTTGAAAACGCAGCCTTGAAGAAAATCAAAGAGGCGATTACCTTAGAAGATTAA